The following are from one region of the Mustela lutreola isolate mMusLut2 chromosome 9, mMusLut2.pri, whole genome shotgun sequence genome:
- the OSER1 gene encoding oxidative stress-responsive serine-rich protein 1 yields the protein MKSEAKDGEEESLQTAFKKLRVDASGSIASLSVGEGTNVRASVRTAADETKPKTSCASKDSWHASTRKSSRGAVRTQRRRRSKSPVLHPPKFIHCSTIASSSSSQLKHKSQTDSPDSSSGLGISTPKEFTAGECSTSLDTNHTGAVVEPLRTSVPRLPSESKKEDSSDATQVSQASLKANDLSDFQSVSKLNQGKPCACIGKECQCKRWHDMEVYSFSGLQSVPPLAPERRSMLEDYSQSLHTRTLSGSPRSCSEQARVYVDDVTIEDLSGYMEYYLYIPKKMSHMAEMMYT from the exons GTCCATAGCATCTCTGTCTGTCGGAGAAGGCACGAACGTCAGAGCATCCGTCAGAACAGCAGCAGATGAAACCAAACCGAAAACCTCATGTGCATCTAAAGACAGTTGGCATGC GTCTACAAGGAAGTCTTCACGAGGAGCAGTGAGAACCCAGCGTCGTCGACGTTCTAAGTCTCCTGTCCTTCATCCTCCAAAGTTTATACATTGCAGTACAATAGCTTCTTCTTCCAGCAGCCAGCTCAAGCACAAAAGCCAGACTGACTCCCCTGATAGCAGCAGTGGGCTGGGAATTTCCACCCCTAAAGAGTTCACTGCAGGAGAATGCTCTACTTCTCTCGATACTAATCACACAGGGGCAGTCGTTGAGCCTTTGAGAACTTCGGTTCCCAGGCTCCCATCAGAGAGTAAGAAGGAAGACTCCTCTGATGCTACCCAAGTCTCCCAAGCAAGTCTCAAGGCCAATGATCTCTCTGACTTTCAATCCGTTTCCAAGCTAAACCAGGGCAAGCCATGTGCATGCATAGGCAAGGAGTGCCAGTGTAAGAGATGGCATGATATGGAAGTGTATTCCTTTTCAGGCCTGCAGAGTGTCCCTCCCTTGGCCCCAGAAAGAAGATCCATGCTTGAGGACTACTCTCAGTCGCTCCACACCAGAACTCTGTCTGGCTCTCCCCGCTCCTGTTCTGAGCAAGCTCGAGTCTATGTGGATGATGTGACCATTGAGGACCTGTCAGGCTACATGGAATATTACTTGTATATTCCCAAGAAAATGTCCCACATGGCAGAAATGATGTACACCTGA